TtcaattataataaataattttgtttcacatACCCTTTCCAGGGAGATTTTAGGAAGCGAAGCTTTGTGGCCATGGTTGTTAGCATCTAGTGGACTTTCAGCATTGGTTCAGCTGGTTGCCCTCCCATTTTTCCCTGATTCACCATCCTACCTCCTCATACAGAAGGGTAATGAAGAAGCCTGCAGGAAAGGTAGAGTGTCTACTTTCCTCACTTATTCACCTCATCTGACATGTTAGAGTGGCAGCCTCTGCATAAGACAAGaaagcagggcagggctgtacagcacagagcagtgccATGGAGTAAGAGCAGAGGCAGTTCTAAATAAAATAGTTGAGGTAGTACCTATGGCAATACATCTGTATTAACCCAGGGCCTCACTTGGTCTAATTGAATCAGCTAAGAcaagataaatatatattagTATGTCTAACATTTTCCACTTTGGTGGGCActactgtatttctttaaaggaaatggTTTAGGCAGCTctctctttattaaaaaaaatgtacttaaatGTTTACTTTGCTTACAATTAAGTCAACTCAACATCAGAAAGATATGAGACAAAATTCTCCTGTTTGCCTACTGCTGCTGAAGCAACCAGATAGCAGAAGCAGACAGCATCAACACCACCACCTACACCACAATGGACAGGCAGACTAAAGGGTTTAATGTAACCACTCATGATGGAGCTATACTAGTAGAATAATCCACTCCCTTCTTTCTCCCCAACAGCCATCAGGAAGCTCTGGGGGGAAGGAGACCATCAAGCAGAAATTGATGACATTATGAAGGAGAAGGCTGCAATGACAAGCACAAAAACCTTGCGTGTCCTCGAAGTAATAAAAGCACAATCTTTGCGCTGGCAACTTTACATTTTGGTGACTGTCATGACCACCTTGCAGCTCTGTGGAATCAATGCAGTTGAGTGTTCTCTTTATTCCCAGAACAAGGGACAGCACTAGGCAGTGTTACAAATCCTTCTAAGTCAATGTTACTATACCAGCTTAGAATTGCACCACaactgcaacatttttttcacaggtACATTTCCTGTCTGCGTTTTTCAGATATACTTCTATTCTTTTGAAGTATTCCACACAGCCAAGTTTGAAGAATACCTTATTCCATACGTGTCCCTGGGAGTTGGGTTGTGTGAATGCTTATCCTCTATATTGTGTGTAAGTCTTTTCAGACTTGAGTTTGAAGGAAAAATTTAATGTGGTCAACTTTGTACTTTTCCTTACTTATAACTGGGCTCAGGGAAGATTTGCATAACCTAAGACACATCTTCCTGCTTCTGCAAAACCAGATGCAGaataaaaagcagctcttttccCAAATTATTTGCATGACTGTATGTCTTTAGACTGTTTTTTATTCTATAAAATCATTTTCTGATATTCTGGATTAGATGTGTGTAAGTATGTGCACAAAATTTGATATATACCAGCACACAAGAAAGGGAACTCTCTAACAACAGCCTAGGGTTGACTAATAAACACAGTTTAATTAACAATGAATTAGCTTTGAACAGGCTAATcaaattaattagaaattaagTGATTCTCAAATGACATTGATTTCTGGCTATTATTCAGATGTGTCTTCTGTGAAGAACACatgaagaaggaaggaattatttcatttgAGGACTGGTATTTATGAcccatgttttctgcttttcagagcacCCTTATAGAGCGATTTGGGAGGAAGGTGCTGCTATGGGGAGGATACATGCTGATGTGTTCTGTGCTAGCGCTCCTTACCATGACCCTGTCACTGCAGGTAAAGAGGCAGCAGCCTTCTGGCTACTTACTCAGCATCAGCCCACTCTTCCAGTCTTGCCTCAATGGATATGTACAAAAGCTTAAGTCAGTagcagaaaatacagagctCTGCTATTCTGTCATGTATCTAATGGTTTGATATCACTGGTTTCTCACTTTTAGCATCAGTTTTTCTGGATGAATTACTTCAGCGTTATCTTGATCTTCCTATTCGTTATCTTCTATGGAATTGGACCATGTGAGTACATCAATGGCAAAGTTGGGAGGAAATTCTGTATCATATTGGTTGGTGACACATCTGGCAGAGGAAGAACAAACTAGCCCCACAGTAAAAAGTTCTGGAAATTAAGGAGGGAAGGGCAGATATGTACAAGTGGGGCAGGAAAAGGATACATTCACCTTGAATTTTATTGCTGATCACaggatttaaataatttaaaatacagtatcatCTTCTCCAGAAGGTCTGAGACAGAAATTTCAGAACAATTCTTAAAATACTCAGCTAAGGATTCTAAGCATTGCCAGGTATATTATAGTATATCGTCTTCATTAACTTAACAAGTTAAGCTTTTTGCCTACCAACATGCTACCAACAACTACATACAACCTCCTGACCACAGGAGCCAAAAGAGGAGCTTGTTTTATAAATTACTGCACTGATAATGGCTACCGGTGTAATATGGAAGTGCACAGATCCACTGGCACCAGAAAAAGGATTCCAGTATGTACAAGGGAAACCTAAATTAACAGCTGTAGTCCCTTTCTGGAACCAAGGTCTTTCACCCTCATAGCAGAGGCCACCTCCCAACAGGGCACCTATCCTGCCTGTCTACCATTTTCTTACCACTGCCACTGTGAGAATCCTTGGCAGGAGCAAGGAAACAAGTAtatgtggtttgtgttttgcttttctttttcagctggagCCACTATATCAATCATGGTTGAAATCTTCAGCCAGTCATTCAGACCATCAGCCTTTCTGATTGTTGGCTGCATCAATTGGATGGGACTGTTTGTACTTGGGATGATTTTTCCACTGATTGTTGTAAGTGACTCTAACTGGATCCCCTCTCCAGACTATTCCACTTCTGAATGCTGGCCGGGagcaaaataatagcaataCATTGCGATGACATGCAAAGCTTAGAGCTCTGTCCAAATACCAAACCTGGACAGGAATCCCGCAGGCCtgtcagagaagcagcaattaGACTCAGGTCAAACGTGGCCAGTTGAAACTCCTGGTTTGATACCCATCCTGATTTGTGTATTAAGCACACCTTTGAATTTTAATTACTAAGGCATAGGCTTGCATCCAAGGGCAGGGAAATAGAAACTGAATTCTTATTTTCCTTACAGTGTCTCctatttctgtttgcaggaTAACCTGGGACCCTTCTGCTTCCTTATCTTTTTGGGAATTCTTGCTTTATCAGCAATTTTCATCTACCTGTATCTCCCCGAGACCAAAGGAAAGTCAatcatggaaataaaagcagagttCAACAAGCtgaactttggaaaaaaagaaacctcagtCACTGAAAATAACTTTCCTAAGGAACAGTTGTTCTGCACCAGACTCTGAATGTTCAGAGAAATTTGCATCTCTtagaaaagacaggaaacaaTTTTGCaatagaactgaaaataaaatattaaaaacagaCTGCAACTTCTGTGTTgtactcttttattttttttctttttaatatagatATGAAATTAATTATGCAagagttttatttcttgatgATATCTAAACATTGTCACAGGAAATTTCACCACTCAGTTTTAAGATCTACCGGATATAAAAAggttttttctattaaaaaaaacccttttatgATAGTCTACCTTACGAAGTTTTATAACATTTTGTTAACAGACCATAGGGCTCAAATCCTGCTAGAAGAACACACATACAGGCTCTGCTCACAGCCCTGGACCTATGACCCTGGGCCTCATTTGGTCTCCCTTCCTCCCACAAGTCCTGCCCAATGCCACAGATACCTGAAGAGTATGTTATTGAGCTTTCCTGAATGAAACTTCAGTAGCTCTAAGCACCTCATAATTAGGGAACTGCTGACAAACAGCTCAACAGTATCAGAAGGCATACAGAAGGACcaagtaaaataatttaagaagaCAAACCAAGGGAAAGAAGGATTTAGAAGGCTAAATGATCATCATTCATGAGGTTGGGgaaacacagaagtaaaaaatatttaactagCAGGCCAGTATAGGAAAAGCTAGATACATGGTTTTAGATGACCCAAGCAGATACAGATTCAAAACTTAGTGCAgtaaattaggaaaaaaggtTCCAGTCAcgataacagaaaaaaatattgaaaatgaaattgtacTGTGTGACA
This genomic interval from Falco peregrinus isolate bFalPer1 chromosome 2, bFalPer1.pri, whole genome shotgun sequence contains the following:
- the LOC101911677 gene encoding solute carrier family 2, facilitated glucose transporter member 11-like isoform X1; this encodes MEHLIFALQVQFQGLFQMIFVLGIGGSFPYGFHISVINYPSVHIRKFINETWIERHGSPLHPETVMLLWSFIVSVYGIGGLLGSLCCGYLTTKYRKKKCQMCTNLIMLVAALFMAFSKTAKSFEMILFGRFLYGIGTGFSLNIHPQYVGEISPKKLRGFTNSTVAIFLTLGKLTGQVIGLREILGSEALWPWLLASSGLSALVQLVALPFFPDSPSYLLIQKGNEEACRKAIRKLWGEGDHQAEIDDIMKEKAAMTSTKTLRVLEVIKAQSLRWQLYILVTVMTTLQLCGINAIYFYSFEVFHTAKFEEYLIPYVSLGVGLCECLSSILCSTLIERFGRKVLLWGGYMLMCSVLALLTMTLSLQHQFFWMNYFSVILIFLFVIFYGIGPSGATISIMVEIFSQSFRPSAFLIVGCINWMGLFVLGMIFPLIVDNLGPFCFLIFLGILALSAIFIYLYLPETKGKSIMEIKAEFNKLNFGKKETSVTENNFPKEQLFCTRL
- the LOC101911677 gene encoding solute carrier family 2, facilitated glucose transporter member 11-like isoform X2, with the translated sequence MATFFSDLVQFQGLFQMIFVLGIGGSFPYGFHISVINYPSVHIRKFINETWIERHGSPLHPETVMLLWSFIVSVYGIGGLLGSLCCGYLTTKYRKKKCQMCTNLIMLVAALFMAFSKTAKSFEMILFGRFLYGIGTGFSLNIHPQYVGEISPKKLRGFTNSTVAIFLTLGKLTGQVIGLREILGSEALWPWLLASSGLSALVQLVALPFFPDSPSYLLIQKGNEEACRKAIRKLWGEGDHQAEIDDIMKEKAAMTSTKTLRVLEVIKAQSLRWQLYILVTVMTTLQLCGINAIYFYSFEVFHTAKFEEYLIPYVSLGVGLCECLSSILCSTLIERFGRKVLLWGGYMLMCSVLALLTMTLSLQHQFFWMNYFSVILIFLFVIFYGIGPSGATISIMVEIFSQSFRPSAFLIVGCINWMGLFVLGMIFPLIVDNLGPFCFLIFLGILALSAIFIYLYLPETKGKSIMEIKAEFNKLNFGKKETSVTENNFPKEQLFCTRL
- the LOC101911677 gene encoding solute carrier family 2, facilitated glucose transporter member 11-like isoform X4, whose protein sequence is MATFFSDLVQFQGLFQMIFVLGIGGSFPYGFHISVINYPSVHIRKFINETWIERHGSPLHPETVMLLWSFIVSVYGIGGLLGSLCCGYLTTKYRKKKCQMCTNLIMLVAALFMAFSKTAKSFEMILFGRFLYGIGTGFSLNIHPQYVGEISPKKLRGFTNSTVAIFLTLGKLTGQVIGLREILGSEALWPWLLASSGLSALVQLVALPFFPDSPSYLLIQKGNEEACRKAIRKLWGEGDHQAEIDDIMKEKAAMTSTKTLRVLEVIKAQSLRWQLYILVTVMTTLQLCGINASTLIERFGRKVLLWGGYMLMCSVLALLTMTLSLQHQFFWMNYFSVILIFLFVIFYGIGPSGATISIMVEIFSQSFRPSAFLIVGCINWMGLFVLGMIFPLIVDNLGPFCFLIFLGILALSAIFIYLYLPETKGKSIMEIKAEFNKLNFGKKETSVTENNFPKEQLFCTRL
- the LOC101911677 gene encoding solute carrier family 2, facilitated glucose transporter member 11-like isoform X6 — protein: MCTNLIMLVAALFMAFSKTAKSFEMILFGRFLYGIGTGFSLNIHPQYVGEISPKKLRGFTNSTVAIFLTLGKLTGQVIGLREILGSEALWPWLLASSGLSALVQLVALPFFPDSPSYLLIQKGNEEACRKAIRKLWGEGDHQAEIDDIMKEKAAMTSTKTLRVLEVIKAQSLRWQLYILVTVMTTLQLCGINAIYFYSFEVFHTAKFEEYLIPYVSLGVGLCECLSSILCSTLIERFGRKVLLWGGYMLMCSVLALLTMTLSLQHQFFWMNYFSVILIFLFVIFYGIGPSGATISIMVEIFSQSFRPSAFLIVGCINWMGLFVLGMIFPLIVDNLGPFCFLIFLGILALSAIFIYLYLPETKGKSIMEIKAEFNKLNFGKKETSVTENNFPKEQLFCTRL